In Solanum pennellii chromosome 7, SPENNV200, the following are encoded in one genomic region:
- the LOC107026208 gene encoding CST complex subunit CTC1-like isoform X9 — protein MGEGSAKFLTIAELVRECRPRTGAWSLISSPCPRIPSPQFLPSLTTPTLCSHKILKSLNYPTLLTGILFLPPHGDGHDSPLNCNCFRFSDGYDTICCDILGFNPSMINKKVQILGWNFIPFNCNANANANGGGFLEIIRWAFLDSTSASSDTFSILSGSCVDQYYTIKPGYKYFVCGLVESVSPISVVPCRVGSTADTENLRGFLVNILVCGCKLCNSKYNIRFDMRNSNDHCYNKPEIVYFCGSASSWHPVLSRLIKRNVSVSGLKKRLVFVGKKVSQLMYVVVDNSLMHIPKLPLPLRETDVRGKGELVSYTGTVTGIYMRGMIVELDNELLLLLTDQHLSVPHGVRVGAMVSVKNVHVVNPKFSWTKTLILGSCVKTSISVKCFSSLEAGCYTVTFCESLLAKFIDSLVFVARLWVLLVIICLRRKFSGILSEKEILGSTNRKGLAQTYATSYLPPSVFQIRHGVIMEFVKHDRCACGRERSSVSLKLVAPIANLINSCEGTWMKMICHQDTDFDIMGTQKESNSISCDGRQYVLSIRKAIHSEDIGVSLLGILKVSQSSGRMLLVDATGSIDVIIPDLPSSLNINNIYEVRNFLAIMEDIPMKLGHVDLLQNEPFTCRSIFVNAPLVREMNMPLLLYYNLRNLNPVHHFTTSAHSQVDFPKVGRGKYHLLQLMHKFPILQKHQFQGSQHASNTSSTFAEALILPWDLLIAGNDIDTCIEEPLIDQLKQPMKFFNRMEIGKLIACKRQKPDQLSNDALTSALNDTGNEPSYSSSHPAYACCPEEIPCLVTGNCVNYPFLGMLHHTDTRTDMGSCSKPQVRRALLEFKSEALSVYERLKIGGHYLINHQKEDMFGTDAIVVNSGTYIWSISFSSANVHQNFDVSCLLQQSGSFLSHNNDLPEGYHQFQIPNSLPNGSNDISSDVNLYMPSDVTNLFNVNLVLLENCSLEPLIPFGEMTNICPSDHNLPEGNLTSIHGQIKAVHCSDGKSYAAHLRCESIYGVCPSLFLEGTISICVHVLMDHKMVMIFGSTNKPAYPAGFGRGVTASFHRVLALSVQDNFMLIPTFFIVINPSSLINDDSVDAHTYKSAALDLDGGSPIYANTASLIADTVSCLETQQVEFHCRVTTVLMQILAGLKYGVSDLVAKENI, from the exons ATGGGGGAAGGAAGCGCGAAATTCCTAACAATCGCGGAGCTAGTCCGTGAATGTCGTCCTCGCACCGGCGCATGGTCACTCATTTCCAGTCCTTGTCCGAGAATTCCATCACCCCAGTTTTTACCCTCCCTCACCACTCCCACACTGTGTTCCCACAAAATACTCAAATCCCTTAACTACCCAACTCTTCTTACTGGAATCCTTTTTCTACCTCCTCATGGAGATGGACACGATTCACCTCTCAACTGCAATTGTTTTCGTTTCTCTGATGGCTATGACACTATTTGTTGTGACATTCTTGGGTTTAATCCCTCTATGATTAACAAAAAGGTTCAAATTTTAGGTTGGAATTTCATACCCTTCAACTGTAATGCTAATGCTAATGCTAATGGTGGTGGATTCTTAGAAATTATTCGCTGGGCTTTTCTTGATTCTACTTCTGCATCTTCGGATACTTTTTCTATACTTTCTGGGTCTTGTGTTGATCAATATTATACTATAAAACCTGGCTACAAATACTTTGTATGCGGCCTAGTAGAATCTGTTAGCCCTATTTCTGTAGTTCCATGCAGAGTTGGCTCCACAGCTGATACTGAGAATCTTCGGGGGTTCCTCgttaatattttagtttgtgGCTGTAAATTGTGTAattctaaatataatataagattCGATATGCGGAATTCAAATGATCATTGTTATAACAAACCTGAGATTGTATACTTTTGTGGCTCTGCTTCTTCTTGGCATCCAGTTCTTTCAAGACTGATAAAGAGAAATGTTTCAGTATCGGGATTGAAGAAGAGACTTGTATTTGTGGGAAAAAAAGTGTCTCAATTGATGTATGTAGTTGTGGATAATTCTTTGATGCATATTCCTAAGTTGCCCCTCCCCCTTAGGGAGACTGATGTGAGAGGAAAAGGAGAACTTGTTAGTTATACAGGAACTGTGACAGGAATTTACATGAGGGGTATGATTGTTGAGTTGGATAATGAACTGTTGCTATTGTTAACTGATCAGCATCTTTCCGTTCCACATGGTGTGAGAGTTGGCGCAATG GTATCAGTGAAAAACGTTCATGTTGTAAAtccaaaattttcatggacAAAGACACTTATACTCGGCTCTTGTGTTAAAACTAGCATTTCTGTGAAATGTTTCTCCTCGCTGGAAGCCGG GTGTTATACAGTGACCTTCTGTGAGAGTCTTCTTGCGAAGTTCATTGACTCCTTGGTGTTTGTTGCCAGGCTATG GGTATTACTTGTCATCATCTGTTTAAGGAGAAAGTTCTCTGGGATCTTATCTGAGAAAGAGATCTTGGGATCAACAAAT AGGAAAGGATTGGCTCAGACATATGCAACTTCATATTTACCCCCTTCAGTCTTCCAAATTCGG CATGGGGTGATCATGGAATTTGTCAAGCATGATAGATGTGCGTGTGGCAGGGAAAGAAGTTCTGTTTCTTTGAAGTTG GTTGCACCTAtcgctaatttaattaattcttgtGAGGGCACGTGGATGAAAATGATTTGCCATCAGGACACTGATTTTGATATCATGGGTACTCAAAAGGAGAGCAACTCCATATCTTGTGATGGCAGACAGTATGTGCTGTCTATAAGGAAAGCCATTCACAGTGAAGACATAGGTGTTTCTTTGCTTGGAATCTTAAAG GTCTCACAATCGTCTGGAAGGATGTTGCTTGTTGATGCAACTGGAAGCATTGATGTTATCATACCAGATCTTCCATCAAGTTTGAATATCAATAACATATATGAG GTCAGAAATTTTTTGGCAATTATGGAAGACATACCCATGAAGTTGGGTCATGTGGATTTACTCCAAAATGAACCTTTCACCTgtagaagtatttttgtgaatGCTCCACTTGTGAGAGAGATGAACATGCCACTGCTTTTGTACTACAACCTGAGGAACCTAAATCCTGTACATCATTTTACTACCTCTGCACATTCACAAGTTGACTTTCCGAAAGTTGGACGTGGAAAGTATCATCTACTTCAGTTGATGCACAAATTCCCTATTCTGCAAAAG CATCAGTTTCAAGGAAGTCAACATGCTTCAAATACATCAAGCACATTTGCTGAGGCCTTAATTTTGCCTTGGGATTTACTTATTGCTGGCAACGACATAGATACCTGTATTGAAGAGCCTTTGATAGACCAATTGAAGCAaccaatgaaattttttaatagaatGGAAATTGGAAAGCTCATTGCATGCAAAAGACAAAAGCCTGATCAACTGTCTAATGACGCTTTGACATCTGCACTCAATGATACTGGAAATGAACCGAGTTACAGCTCCAGCCATCCTGCTTACGCATGCTGTCCAGAGGAGATCCCGTGTCTTGTGACGGGAAACTGTGTTAATTATCCTTTCCTTGGTATGTTGCACCACACAGACACCAGAACAGATATGGGGTCTTGCTCCAAACCACAAGTGAGAAGGGCATTGCTGGAATTTAAGTCTGAAGCTTTATCTGTTTATGAG AGGTTAAAAATTGGTGGTCATTACCTTATAAACCATCAGAAAGAAGATATGTTTGGTACTGATGCAATAGTTGTGAATTCGGGAACCTACATTTGGAGCATTTCTTTTTCATCTGCTAATGTTCACCAAAATTTTGATGTATCCTGCTTGCTTCAACAGTCCGGTTCCTTTTTAAGTCACAATAATGATCTTCCAGAAGGCTATCATCAGTTTCAAATTCCAAACTCTTTGCCTAATGGAAGCAATGATATCTCTTCAGATGTCAACTTATATATGCCATCTGATGTCACAAACTTATTTAATGTTAACTTGGTGTTGTTGGAGAACTGTTCTCTCGAGCCTCTTATTCCATTTGGAGAAATGACCAACATCTGCCCCTCTGATCATAATTTGCCAGAGGGAAACCTAACATCTATTCATGGGCAAATCAAGGCTGTTCATTGTTCAGATGGAAAATCATATGCCGCACATTTGAGGTGCGAGAGCATTTATGGTGTTTGTCCGTCACTATTCTTAGAAGGAACTATCAGTATATGTGTCCACGTTTTAATGGACCATAAGATG GTCATGATTTTTGGCTCTACAAATAAACCCGCCTACCCTGCTGGATTTGGACGAGGCGTCACTGCATCATTTCACAGGGTACTTGCCCTCAG
- the LOC107026208 gene encoding CST complex subunit CTC1-like isoform X11 — protein MGEGSAKFLTIAELVRECRPRTGAWSLISSPCPRIPSPQFLPSLTTPTLCSHKILKSLNYPTLLTGILFLPPHGDGHDSPLNCNCFRFSDGYDTICCDILGFNPSMINKKVQILGWNFIPFNCNANANANGGGFLEIIRWAFLDSTSASSDTFSILSGSCVDQYYTIKPGYKYFVCGLVESVSPISVVPCRVGSTADTENLRGFLVNILVCGCKLCNSKYNIRFDMRNSNDHCYNKPEIVYFCGSASSWHPVLSRLIKRNVSVSGLKKRLVFVGKKVSQLMYVVVDNSLMHIPKLPLPLRETDVRGKGELVSYTGTVTGIYMRGMIVELDNELLLLLTDQHLSVPHGVRVGAMVSVKNVHVVNPKFSWTKTLILGSCVKTSISVKCFSSLEAGCYTVTFCESLLAKFIDSLVFVARLWVLLVIICLRRKFSGILSEKEILGSTNRKGLAQTYATSYLPPSVFQIRHGVIMEFVKHDRCACGRERSSVSLKLVAPIANLINSCEGTWMKMICHQDTDFDIMGTQKESNSISCDGRQYVLSIRKAIHSEDIGVSLLGILKVSQSSGRMLLVDATGSIDVIIPDLPSSLNINNIYEVRNFLAIMEDIPMKLGHVDLLQNEPFTCRSIFVNAPLVREMNMPLLLYYNLRNLNPVHHFTTSAHSQVDFPKVGRGKYHLLQLMHKFPILQKHQFQGSQHASNTSSTFAEALILPWDLLIAGNDIDTCIEEPLIDQLKQPMKFFNRMEIGKLIACKRQKPDQLSNDALTSALNDTGNEPSYSSSHPAYACCPEEIPCLVTGNCVNYPFLGMLHHTDTRTDMGSCSKPQVRRALLEFKSEALSVYERLKIGGHYLINHQKEDMFGTDAIVVNSGTYIWSISFSSANVHQNFDVSCLLQQSGSFLSHNNDLPEGYHQFQIPNSLPNGSNDISSDVNLYMPSDVTNLFNVNLVLLENCSLEPLIPFGEMTNICPSDHNLPEGNLTSIHGQIKAVHCSDGKSYAAHLRCESIYGVCPSLFLEGTISICVHVLMDHKMVMIFGSTNKPAYPAGFGRGVTASFHRVLALSAHYACLEP, from the exons ATGGGGGAAGGAAGCGCGAAATTCCTAACAATCGCGGAGCTAGTCCGTGAATGTCGTCCTCGCACCGGCGCATGGTCACTCATTTCCAGTCCTTGTCCGAGAATTCCATCACCCCAGTTTTTACCCTCCCTCACCACTCCCACACTGTGTTCCCACAAAATACTCAAATCCCTTAACTACCCAACTCTTCTTACTGGAATCCTTTTTCTACCTCCTCATGGAGATGGACACGATTCACCTCTCAACTGCAATTGTTTTCGTTTCTCTGATGGCTATGACACTATTTGTTGTGACATTCTTGGGTTTAATCCCTCTATGATTAACAAAAAGGTTCAAATTTTAGGTTGGAATTTCATACCCTTCAACTGTAATGCTAATGCTAATGCTAATGGTGGTGGATTCTTAGAAATTATTCGCTGGGCTTTTCTTGATTCTACTTCTGCATCTTCGGATACTTTTTCTATACTTTCTGGGTCTTGTGTTGATCAATATTATACTATAAAACCTGGCTACAAATACTTTGTATGCGGCCTAGTAGAATCTGTTAGCCCTATTTCTGTAGTTCCATGCAGAGTTGGCTCCACAGCTGATACTGAGAATCTTCGGGGGTTCCTCgttaatattttagtttgtgGCTGTAAATTGTGTAattctaaatataatataagattCGATATGCGGAATTCAAATGATCATTGTTATAACAAACCTGAGATTGTATACTTTTGTGGCTCTGCTTCTTCTTGGCATCCAGTTCTTTCAAGACTGATAAAGAGAAATGTTTCAGTATCGGGATTGAAGAAGAGACTTGTATTTGTGGGAAAAAAAGTGTCTCAATTGATGTATGTAGTTGTGGATAATTCTTTGATGCATATTCCTAAGTTGCCCCTCCCCCTTAGGGAGACTGATGTGAGAGGAAAAGGAGAACTTGTTAGTTATACAGGAACTGTGACAGGAATTTACATGAGGGGTATGATTGTTGAGTTGGATAATGAACTGTTGCTATTGTTAACTGATCAGCATCTTTCCGTTCCACATGGTGTGAGAGTTGGCGCAATG GTATCAGTGAAAAACGTTCATGTTGTAAAtccaaaattttcatggacAAAGACACTTATACTCGGCTCTTGTGTTAAAACTAGCATTTCTGTGAAATGTTTCTCCTCGCTGGAAGCCGG GTGTTATACAGTGACCTTCTGTGAGAGTCTTCTTGCGAAGTTCATTGACTCCTTGGTGTTTGTTGCCAGGCTATG GGTATTACTTGTCATCATCTGTTTAAGGAGAAAGTTCTCTGGGATCTTATCTGAGAAAGAGATCTTGGGATCAACAAAT AGGAAAGGATTGGCTCAGACATATGCAACTTCATATTTACCCCCTTCAGTCTTCCAAATTCGG CATGGGGTGATCATGGAATTTGTCAAGCATGATAGATGTGCGTGTGGCAGGGAAAGAAGTTCTGTTTCTTTGAAGTTG GTTGCACCTAtcgctaatttaattaattcttgtGAGGGCACGTGGATGAAAATGATTTGCCATCAGGACACTGATTTTGATATCATGGGTACTCAAAAGGAGAGCAACTCCATATCTTGTGATGGCAGACAGTATGTGCTGTCTATAAGGAAAGCCATTCACAGTGAAGACATAGGTGTTTCTTTGCTTGGAATCTTAAAG GTCTCACAATCGTCTGGAAGGATGTTGCTTGTTGATGCAACTGGAAGCATTGATGTTATCATACCAGATCTTCCATCAAGTTTGAATATCAATAACATATATGAG GTCAGAAATTTTTTGGCAATTATGGAAGACATACCCATGAAGTTGGGTCATGTGGATTTACTCCAAAATGAACCTTTCACCTgtagaagtatttttgtgaatGCTCCACTTGTGAGAGAGATGAACATGCCACTGCTTTTGTACTACAACCTGAGGAACCTAAATCCTGTACATCATTTTACTACCTCTGCACATTCACAAGTTGACTTTCCGAAAGTTGGACGTGGAAAGTATCATCTACTTCAGTTGATGCACAAATTCCCTATTCTGCAAAAG CATCAGTTTCAAGGAAGTCAACATGCTTCAAATACATCAAGCACATTTGCTGAGGCCTTAATTTTGCCTTGGGATTTACTTATTGCTGGCAACGACATAGATACCTGTATTGAAGAGCCTTTGATAGACCAATTGAAGCAaccaatgaaattttttaatagaatGGAAATTGGAAAGCTCATTGCATGCAAAAGACAAAAGCCTGATCAACTGTCTAATGACGCTTTGACATCTGCACTCAATGATACTGGAAATGAACCGAGTTACAGCTCCAGCCATCCTGCTTACGCATGCTGTCCAGAGGAGATCCCGTGTCTTGTGACGGGAAACTGTGTTAATTATCCTTTCCTTGGTATGTTGCACCACACAGACACCAGAACAGATATGGGGTCTTGCTCCAAACCACAAGTGAGAAGGGCATTGCTGGAATTTAAGTCTGAAGCTTTATCTGTTTATGAG AGGTTAAAAATTGGTGGTCATTACCTTATAAACCATCAGAAAGAAGATATGTTTGGTACTGATGCAATAGTTGTGAATTCGGGAACCTACATTTGGAGCATTTCTTTTTCATCTGCTAATGTTCACCAAAATTTTGATGTATCCTGCTTGCTTCAACAGTCCGGTTCCTTTTTAAGTCACAATAATGATCTTCCAGAAGGCTATCATCAGTTTCAAATTCCAAACTCTTTGCCTAATGGAAGCAATGATATCTCTTCAGATGTCAACTTATATATGCCATCTGATGTCACAAACTTATTTAATGTTAACTTGGTGTTGTTGGAGAACTGTTCTCTCGAGCCTCTTATTCCATTTGGAGAAATGACCAACATCTGCCCCTCTGATCATAATTTGCCAGAGGGAAACCTAACATCTATTCATGGGCAAATCAAGGCTGTTCATTGTTCAGATGGAAAATCATATGCCGCACATTTGAGGTGCGAGAGCATTTATGGTGTTTGTCCGTCACTATTCTTAGAAGGAACTATCAGTATATGTGTCCACGTTTTAATGGACCATAAGATG GTCATGATTTTTGGCTCTACAAATAAACCCGCCTACCCTGCTGGATTTGGACGAGGCGTCACTGCATCATTTCACAGGGTACTTGCCCTCAG
- the LOC107026208 gene encoding CST complex subunit CTC1-like isoform X10, giving the protein MGEGSAKFLTIAELVRECRPRTGAWSLISSPCPRIPSPQFLPSLTTPTLCSHKILKSLNYPTLLTGILFLPPHGDGHDSPLNCNCFRFSDGYDTICCDILGFNPSMINKKVQILGWNFIPFNCNANANANGGGFLEIIRWAFLDSTSASSDTFSILSGSCVDQYYTIKPGYKYFVCGLVESVSPISVVPCRVGSTADTENLRGFLVNILVCGCKLCNSKYNIRFDMRNSNDHCYNKPEIVYFCGSASSWHPVLSRLIKRNVSVSGLKKRLVFVGKKVSQLMYVVVDNSLMHIPKLPLPLRETDVRGKGELVSYTGTVTGIYMRGMIVELDNELLLLLTDQHLSVPHGVRVGAMVSVKNVHVVNPKFSWTKTLILGSCVKTSISVKCFSSLEAGCYTVTFCESLLAKFIDSLVFVARLWVLLVIICLRRKFSGILSEKEILGSTNRKGLAQTYATSYLPPSVFQIRHGVIMEFVKHDRCACGRERSSVSLKLVAPIANLINSCEGTWMKMICHQDTDFDIMGTQKESNSISCDGRQYVLSIRKAIHSEDIGVSLLGILKVSQSSGRMLLVDATGSIDVIIPDLPSSLNINNIYEVRNFLAIMEDIPMKLGHVDLLQNEPFTCRSIFVNAPLVREMNMPLLLYYNLRNLNPVHHFTTSAHSQVDFPKVGRGKYHLLQLMHKFPILQKHQFQGSQHASNTSSTFAEALILPWDLLIAGNDIDTCIEEPLIDQLKQPMKFFNRMEIGKLIACKRQKPDQLSNDALTSALNDTGNEPSYSSSHPAYACCPEEIPCLVTGNCVNYPFLGMLHHTDTRTDMGSCSKPQVRRALLEFKSEALSVYERLKIGGHYLINHQKEDMFGTDAIVVNSGTYIWSISFSSANVHQNFDVSCLLQQSGSFLSHNNDLPEGYHQFQIPNSLPNGSNDISSDVNLYMPSDVTNLFNVNLVLLENCSLEPLIPFGEMTNICPSDHNLPEGNLTSIHGQIKAVHCSDGKSYAAHLRCESIYGVCPSLFLEGTISICVHVLMDHKMVMIFGSTNKPAYPAGFGRGVTASFHRVLALRLWLFMFSSWRTTQKTKTFCQELSLNLIHLRLTFHLLVLSLMTVHHHAVAGLVGRGQQFFWGYMMKNLEVKPMLKHARSQGRPGKSKHVAV; this is encoded by the exons ATGGGGGAAGGAAGCGCGAAATTCCTAACAATCGCGGAGCTAGTCCGTGAATGTCGTCCTCGCACCGGCGCATGGTCACTCATTTCCAGTCCTTGTCCGAGAATTCCATCACCCCAGTTTTTACCCTCCCTCACCACTCCCACACTGTGTTCCCACAAAATACTCAAATCCCTTAACTACCCAACTCTTCTTACTGGAATCCTTTTTCTACCTCCTCATGGAGATGGACACGATTCACCTCTCAACTGCAATTGTTTTCGTTTCTCTGATGGCTATGACACTATTTGTTGTGACATTCTTGGGTTTAATCCCTCTATGATTAACAAAAAGGTTCAAATTTTAGGTTGGAATTTCATACCCTTCAACTGTAATGCTAATGCTAATGCTAATGGTGGTGGATTCTTAGAAATTATTCGCTGGGCTTTTCTTGATTCTACTTCTGCATCTTCGGATACTTTTTCTATACTTTCTGGGTCTTGTGTTGATCAATATTATACTATAAAACCTGGCTACAAATACTTTGTATGCGGCCTAGTAGAATCTGTTAGCCCTATTTCTGTAGTTCCATGCAGAGTTGGCTCCACAGCTGATACTGAGAATCTTCGGGGGTTCCTCgttaatattttagtttgtgGCTGTAAATTGTGTAattctaaatataatataagattCGATATGCGGAATTCAAATGATCATTGTTATAACAAACCTGAGATTGTATACTTTTGTGGCTCTGCTTCTTCTTGGCATCCAGTTCTTTCAAGACTGATAAAGAGAAATGTTTCAGTATCGGGATTGAAGAAGAGACTTGTATTTGTGGGAAAAAAAGTGTCTCAATTGATGTATGTAGTTGTGGATAATTCTTTGATGCATATTCCTAAGTTGCCCCTCCCCCTTAGGGAGACTGATGTGAGAGGAAAAGGAGAACTTGTTAGTTATACAGGAACTGTGACAGGAATTTACATGAGGGGTATGATTGTTGAGTTGGATAATGAACTGTTGCTATTGTTAACTGATCAGCATCTTTCCGTTCCACATGGTGTGAGAGTTGGCGCAATG GTATCAGTGAAAAACGTTCATGTTGTAAAtccaaaattttcatggacAAAGACACTTATACTCGGCTCTTGTGTTAAAACTAGCATTTCTGTGAAATGTTTCTCCTCGCTGGAAGCCGG GTGTTATACAGTGACCTTCTGTGAGAGTCTTCTTGCGAAGTTCATTGACTCCTTGGTGTTTGTTGCCAGGCTATG GGTATTACTTGTCATCATCTGTTTAAGGAGAAAGTTCTCTGGGATCTTATCTGAGAAAGAGATCTTGGGATCAACAAAT AGGAAAGGATTGGCTCAGACATATGCAACTTCATATTTACCCCCTTCAGTCTTCCAAATTCGG CATGGGGTGATCATGGAATTTGTCAAGCATGATAGATGTGCGTGTGGCAGGGAAAGAAGTTCTGTTTCTTTGAAGTTG GTTGCACCTAtcgctaatttaattaattcttgtGAGGGCACGTGGATGAAAATGATTTGCCATCAGGACACTGATTTTGATATCATGGGTACTCAAAAGGAGAGCAACTCCATATCTTGTGATGGCAGACAGTATGTGCTGTCTATAAGGAAAGCCATTCACAGTGAAGACATAGGTGTTTCTTTGCTTGGAATCTTAAAG GTCTCACAATCGTCTGGAAGGATGTTGCTTGTTGATGCAACTGGAAGCATTGATGTTATCATACCAGATCTTCCATCAAGTTTGAATATCAATAACATATATGAG GTCAGAAATTTTTTGGCAATTATGGAAGACATACCCATGAAGTTGGGTCATGTGGATTTACTCCAAAATGAACCTTTCACCTgtagaagtatttttgtgaatGCTCCACTTGTGAGAGAGATGAACATGCCACTGCTTTTGTACTACAACCTGAGGAACCTAAATCCTGTACATCATTTTACTACCTCTGCACATTCACAAGTTGACTTTCCGAAAGTTGGACGTGGAAAGTATCATCTACTTCAGTTGATGCACAAATTCCCTATTCTGCAAAAG CATCAGTTTCAAGGAAGTCAACATGCTTCAAATACATCAAGCACATTTGCTGAGGCCTTAATTTTGCCTTGGGATTTACTTATTGCTGGCAACGACATAGATACCTGTATTGAAGAGCCTTTGATAGACCAATTGAAGCAaccaatgaaattttttaatagaatGGAAATTGGAAAGCTCATTGCATGCAAAAGACAAAAGCCTGATCAACTGTCTAATGACGCTTTGACATCTGCACTCAATGATACTGGAAATGAACCGAGTTACAGCTCCAGCCATCCTGCTTACGCATGCTGTCCAGAGGAGATCCCGTGTCTTGTGACGGGAAACTGTGTTAATTATCCTTTCCTTGGTATGTTGCACCACACAGACACCAGAACAGATATGGGGTCTTGCTCCAAACCACAAGTGAGAAGGGCATTGCTGGAATTTAAGTCTGAAGCTTTATCTGTTTATGAG AGGTTAAAAATTGGTGGTCATTACCTTATAAACCATCAGAAAGAAGATATGTTTGGTACTGATGCAATAGTTGTGAATTCGGGAACCTACATTTGGAGCATTTCTTTTTCATCTGCTAATGTTCACCAAAATTTTGATGTATCCTGCTTGCTTCAACAGTCCGGTTCCTTTTTAAGTCACAATAATGATCTTCCAGAAGGCTATCATCAGTTTCAAATTCCAAACTCTTTGCCTAATGGAAGCAATGATATCTCTTCAGATGTCAACTTATATATGCCATCTGATGTCACAAACTTATTTAATGTTAACTTGGTGTTGTTGGAGAACTGTTCTCTCGAGCCTCTTATTCCATTTGGAGAAATGACCAACATCTGCCCCTCTGATCATAATTTGCCAGAGGGAAACCTAACATCTATTCATGGGCAAATCAAGGCTGTTCATTGTTCAGATGGAAAATCATATGCCGCACATTTGAGGTGCGAGAGCATTTATGGTGTTTGTCCGTCACTATTCTTAGAAGGAACTATCAGTATATGTGTCCACGTTTTAATGGACCATAAGATG GTCATGATTTTTGGCTCTACAAATAAACCCGCCTACCCTGCTGGATTTGGACGAGGCGTCACTGCATCATTTCACAGGGTACTTGCCCTCAG